Proteins encoded together in one Camelina sativa cultivar DH55 chromosome 9, Cs, whole genome shotgun sequence window:
- the LOC104710169 gene encoding NADH dehydrogenase [ubiquinone] 1 beta subcomplex subunit 3-A, which translates to MAKPLGTTGEFFRRRDEWRKHPMLSNQMRHALPGLGIGVGAFCVYLVGEQIYSKLMAPSTQSSHQKQPAPSH; encoded by the coding sequence ATGGCGAAACCGTTGGGAACCACCGGAGAATTTTTCAGGCGAAGGGATGAGTGGAGGAAACATCCGATGCTATCGAATCAAATGAGACACGCACTTCCAGGTCTCGGAATCGGTGTTGGTGCCTTCTGCGTCTACCTCGTCGGTGAGCAGATCTATAGCAAACTCATGGCACCATCTACTCAATCATCGCACCAGAAACAACCTGCTCCGTCtcactga
- the LOC104710167 gene encoding uncharacterized protein LOC104710167 has protein sequence MMFESPSKKRWNVASTASSYRETIVSGRYSKSCREQKQQQRRERVLPKSSKWKVLLMKLKLLPSARSSSAKVVAYDPYDYSLNFDQGPGWHDHDEPENLSRSFSYRFADPTRI, from the coding sequence ATGATGTTTGAATCTCCAAGTAAGAAGAGATGGAACGTGGCATCGACTGCTTCATCTTACAGAGAGACAATTGTAAGCGGAAGATACAGCAAGAGTTGTAGAGAACAGAAGCAACAACAACGAAGAGAAAGAGTCTTGCCTAAGTCGTCTAAGTGGAAGGTTTTGTTGATGAAGCTTAAGCTGTTGCCTTCTGCTCGTTCTTCTTCCGCTAAGGTCGTGGCTTATGACCCTTATGATTACTCTTTGAATTTTGATCAAGGGCCAGGGTGGCACGACCATGATGAACCTGAGAATCTTTCCAGGTCTTTCTCTTATCGCTTCGCTGATCCCACTCGGATCTGA
- the LOC104710168 gene encoding 2-C-methyl-D-erythritol 4-phosphate cytidylyltransferase, chloroplastic-like, with amino-acid sequence MAMLQASLGFITSPTFFCPKFAVKSSSVSLGFSYRSQGNLSHTLLFSNVASVQKLDLSRRVSRRYAQSFAIKCSSSTEFDNSNTVVKEKSVSVILLAGGQGKRMKMSMPKQYIPLLGQPIALYSFFTFSRMPEVKEIVVVCDPFFRDIFEEYEESIEVDLRFALPGKERQDSVYSGLQEIDVNSELVCIHDSARPLVNTEDVEKVLKDGCAVGAAVLGVPAKATIKEVNSESLVVKTLDRKTLWEMQTPQVIKPELLKRGFELVKRQGLEVTDDVSIVEYLKHPVYVTQGSYTNIKVTTPDDLLLAERILSEDSS; translated from the exons atgGCGATGCTTCAAGCGAGTCTTGGCTTCATTACATCTCCGACATTTTTCTGTCCGAAGTTTGCAGTCAAATCGAGCTCAGTTTCTCTGGGCTTTAGCTATCGTTCCCAAGGCAATCTCTCTCATACTCTATTGTTTTCGAATGTTGCTTCAGTTCAAAAACTGGATCTTTCGAGAAGGGTTAGCAGAAGATATGCTCAATCATTCGCAATCAAGTGTTCTTCTTCTACTGAATTTGATAAT AGCAATACTGTTGTGAAGGAGAAGAGTGTCTCAGTGATTCTCTTAGCTGGAGGTCAAGGCAAGAGAATGAAG ATGAGTATGCCAAAGCAGTATATACCACTTTTGGGTCAGCCAATTGCTTTGTATAG CTTTTTCACATTTTCACGCATGCCTGAAGTGAAGGAAATTGTAGTTGTTTGTGATCCATTTTTCCGAGACATTTTTGAAG AATATGAAGAATCAATTGAAGTTGATCTTAGATTTGCTCTTCCTGGGAAAGAAAGACAAGATTCTGTTTACAGTGGACTTCAG GAAATTGATGTGAACTCTGAGCTTGTGTGCATCCACGATTCTGCAAGACCGTTGGTGAATACTGAAGATGTCGAGAAG GTCCTGAAAGATGGTTGTGCGGTTGGAGCAGCCGTACTTGGTGTTCCTGCTAAAGCTACAATCAAAGAG GTCAACTCTGAATCGCTTGTGGTGAAAACTCTCGACAGAAAAACCCTTTGGGAAATGCAGACACCACag GTGATCAAACCCGAGCTATTGAAGAGAGGTTTCGAGCTTGTGAAAAG ACAAGGTCTAGAGGTAACAGATGATGTTTCGATTGTTGAATACCTCAAGCATCCAGTTTATGTCACTCAAGGATCTTATACAAACATCAAG GTTACAACACCTGATGATTTACTGCTCGCAGAGAGAATCTTGAGCGAGGACTCATCATGA